In Streptosporangium album, the genomic window TTGACCTACCCGCACATCGACGCCCTGTTCGGCGACCGCGGCCGCAATGTGGTCGACTGGGAGCTGATCGAACGGCACTGGCGGGATCTGATGCAGGTGGCCATCTCCATCAGCGCCAACCGGCTGAGCTCGGCCACGCTGATGCGGCGGCTGCGTTCCAACTCCCGCAAGAACCGCATCTACAAGGCCTTCCGGGAGGTCGGCCGCAGCGTGCGCACCGTCGCCCTGCTGCGGTATCTCGCAGATCCAGGCTTGCGCGCCCGGGTGACGGCGGCGACCAACAAGGTCGAGACCTACAACGGTTTTTCCCAGTGGCTCGGGTTCGGCAACAACGGGGTGATCGCCCACAACGACCCCGACGAGCAGGAAAAGCTGATCAAGATGAACACCCTGCTGGCGAACCTGGTGATCTTCCACAACGCCCTGGACCTGATGGACGTGGTGCGCGCTCTGGTCGCTGAGGGCTGGCCCATCACCGCCGATGAGCTCGGGGCGATCTCGCCGTACCTGCGTGCCCACATCCGCCGTTTCGGCGCCTATGCCACCGACGAGATCGGCCAGGAGCCGGCGGCGTTCAACCCCGAGCTCAAGGAGATCGACTTCGATGCGGTCGGCCTGGCCGCTTGACGAGGTGATCGAGCCGATTCACTTCAGGAAATAGCCCTTCCGTGAAGTAACCTGGCTTCATGCCCTCCCCGACGCCCAGCTCGGCCGCTTCGGCCGCGGGGCCGGATCGCCGCAAAATCACTTCACGAAAGGTGATCGGCCTGCCGGTGGGACTCGATCCGGCCGAGGACGATCTCGGGGTGTGGATCGAGCACTACCTCGATCTCGCGGTGCGCGGAGTGCGCTCGGCCGAGGTGACCGGCAAGATCAGCCGCCATCTGGAGCGGCTGCGTGCCTGGATCACCACCGGGCTCGGGCACGCGCGCGTCTCGGCGATCACCGCCCGCGAGATGACCGCCTGGCGCGATCACCTGGCCGCCGCCGGGCGGCACGCGAAAGACGGCAGCGCGGCCGCCATGGCACCGGCGACCGTCAACAACCACCTCGCCCACGCCTCGGCGCTGTTCTCCTGGATCAGCGCCCACGCCCCGGCCGCCCTGCTGCCCAGCGGGGACCCGACCAAGCGCGTCGAGCCGCTGCGCCTGCCCGCCCCTGAGGTCCGCGCCCTGTCCGGCGCCCAGGTCCGCACCGTCAAGAACGTGCTGGACCGGCTGGAATCCTTCCACCAGCTGACCGGCCGCCGCCACCGCCGCCACCGCGGCGACCGCTCGACCGCCACGCACCGCCACGCCCGGCCGCTGCGCGACCGCGCCATTGTGCACACCCTGCTCGGCACCGGACTGCGCCGCGCCGAGATCGCCGGCCTGGACCTGGCCCAGCTACAGCCGCGCGATCCCGAGCACCTACGACAGGCCAAGAAGGCCAAGCTGACCGGGGTCCGCGGCAAGGGCCGCACCAGCCGCAGCGTCTTCCTCGGCCGCGACGCCCGCACCGCGCTGGCCGACTACCTCGAAGGCGAACGCGACGGCGACGCCACCGACGACTCCACCGCGCTGTTTTTGGCGGCCTCCTCCATCGCCGCCCGCCGACCCGACGGACGGCTGTCGCCGCGCTCGATCAACACCATCGTCGGCGAGATCGGCGCCATCTGCGACCTGCAGGTCGCAGGAGCCGACCGGCAGCTCGGCACGCTGCGCCCGCACGACCTGCGCCACACCTTCGCCTACCAGCTCTCCCAAGCCTCCGGCCACAATCGCGCCGAGCTGGAACGACGCCTGGGGCACTCAAGCGACCGCTACCTCAGGATCTACACCAACCCGCCCGACGACATCGCCGCTGCCTACGTTGAGGACTTCTGACCAGCCACGTCACGCGGGCCTTCGGCTGAGATCATTATGCCCTCTGACTTGCAGGTTGCGTCTTTGACGCTTACTTGGTCTGCCCCCGGATCTCCGACATATGATCATGCGCATATGAGCGACATCACCGAACCCTCGATCGCCCGGGTGGACGTCGTGCGCGAGACCCTCCACGGCGTCACGCTCGAGGACCCCTACCGGTGGATGGAAACCGAAGGCGAGGAGTTCCACCACTGGCTGGACGGCCAGGCCCGGCACGCCCGCGAGCACCTGGACGCCCTGCCGCACCGCTCCGGCCTGCTGACCCGGATCCGCGAACTGGGCAGTGCGCTCACGCGGTACTTCGGCCTCGCGATGGCAGCCGACAGGGTCTTCGCCCTGGTACGCGAGCCGGACGCCCGCGTGCCGGTGCTGACGGTGACCGAGGCCGACGGAGCGAGCAGGGTCCTGTTCGACCCCGGCACGGTGCCCGGCGACGGGCACCACGCCATCGACTGGTACGTGCCCTCCCCCGACGGCCGCCACGTCGCCTGCGCCGTCTCCGCCTCCGGGTCGGAGGACAGCTCCATCCACGTGATCGACGCCGACTCCGGCGCCCTCCGGGAGACGATCCCGCCCACGACGCGCTTCGCCTTCCTGAGCTGGCTGGAGGACGGCCGGTCGTTCGTCTATCACCGCTACGCAGAGCAGCACCTGTTGGACAGCCGCTCCTTCCTGCATCGGCTGGGCGCCGACCCGGCGCAGGATGCGGTGGTGCTGGCGCGCGGCCTCAACCCCCATGTCGAGCTGACCCCGCGGGACCGGCCTTTCCTGGTGGTGCCGCCGCACGGCGAGTGGATGCTGGCGATCGTCTCCCACGGCGCGCTCAGCCCCTGGCCCTGGACCGGCGAGCAGCTGAGCGACTGCACGCTGTACGTGGCGCCGCGCACCGGGCTGGCCGACCCGGCCGCCTGCCCGTGGCGGCTGGTCGCGGGCGTGGCCGACGGCGTGACCGCCTTCGCCACCAGCCACGACACCCTCTACCTGGTCACCCACCGGGACGCGCCGCGCTCCCGCGTGCTGGCCGTTCCGCTCGCCGCACCCGACCTGTCCCGAGCCCGGGTCATCGTGCCCGCGGGTGAGCGGGCGGTGGAGTCGGTGCGGGTGGTGGGCGACCGGCTGCTGGTGCGCGAACTCGACGGCGGCGTCAGCCGGATGCGGCACGTGCCCCTGTCCGGCGGCGAGCCCGCCGACCTCCCGATGCCGGTGGACGGCGCCATCCTGGAGTGGACCACCCACTCGACGCGGCCCGAAGCCCTGCTCCTGGTGGCCGGCTGGACCGACGCGCCACGGCTCTACCGCTACGACGGCCACTTTCTCCAGGACACCGGGCTGGCGCCCCGCTCACCGGTGGACTTCGGCGACGTGCACGCCCGCACCCTGTACGCGCCCGCGCAGGACGGGACGCCGATCCCGCTCACCGTCATCCACCACAAGGACCTGGAGCTGGACGGCGACAACCCGGCCGTGCTCACCGGCTACGGCTCCCACGGGTTCATCGACCTGCCGGAGTTCCGTCCCGAGATGCTCGCCTGGTACGAGCGTGGCGGCGTCTACGCCGTCGCGCACCTGCGCGGCGGCGGCACCTACGGCCGCGAATGGCACGAGGCCGGGCGCGGCGAGCGCAAGGAGGCCACCATCACGGACTTCATCGACTGCGCCGAGCATCTCATCGCCCTCGGCTACACCCGTCCGGGACGGCTGGCCGGCGAGGGCGTCAGCAGCGGCGGCATCCCCACCGGCGGCGCGCTGGTGCGCCGCCCCGATCTGTGGGCGGCCATGGCGATGCACGTGCCGACGGTGAACACCACGCGCAACGAGTTCACCGACAGCGGGCCGGTCAACGTGCCGGAGTTCGGCAGCGTCACCACCGAGGAGGGCCTGCGCGCCCTGCTGATCATCGACGCCTACCTGCGGGTCCGGGACGGCGTGCCGTACCCGGCGGTGCTGCTGACCACCGGCCTGCGCGACGCGCGGGTGCCGCCGTGGCAGCCGGCGAAGCTGGCCGCTCGCCTGCAGGCGGCCACGGCCTCCGGCCGGCCGGTGCTGATGCGCGTCGAGGAGCGCGGCTGGCACGGCGCCGGCTCGACCAGCGACCAGGAGCAGGCACTGCTCGCCGATGTGCTGGCCTTCATCCTGCACGCGTCCGACGGGTCATGATGACGACAGACATGTCGGGTACGGCACACGCACGCGCCCTCAGCCACCTCACAGCCCGGTCGATCCCGGCCTGCGTGTGACGCTCAACCTCCATCCCGACCGCCTGGTGGGCGAGCTGGCGATCCTCGACAGGCTGGCAAGGACGGCGTCTACCTGTCCCAGTTCGTCACCGGGACCGGCAACGGCGGCCTGACCGCCCATCCCGGCGGGGACAGGTGGCGCTGGGAGAGCCGCATCTTCGCGCGGGCGCCTACGACGAGGCGCCCGCGCGACAAGGTTGAGCAGACCGTCACCGCGTGGGTGGCGGCGCGCCGTCACGACGTCGTCTACCGCGGCAAAGCCGTCAAAGGGTCGTGGTGGCGGGCGCTCGCGACCAGAATCGAAGCGCACACCGATGAAGGGTCGGTAGACGACGGGCTGAAGCCCCCCGCGCGCTGGGGGTCCCGGTAGCAATGAAGAAATTTCCAACGAAGTAGCTTCTGACCTGCGGTAACCCCGGACTCTTTGGCTAAGGTCTCGATTCGCTTACGGTGCGGATCATGAGCGACGACGACCCTTGAGTTCAGCGGGGGCGTCGGCGTTGGGTGGGGTCGGCTTCAGCGGTTACGCGGGCGGAGGTCTCTTCACTGAGCCGCACGTAGCGGCCGAGGCTGGCCAGATGCTGGTGGCGGCTCTTGGCCTGCAGCTCCGGCGCGGTGCGGCCGGCTTGGGCCAGATGCTGGAGTGCGCTGTGGCGGAGCTGGTGCAGCGTCCAGCCCTGCCGGTGCGGGTCGAGTTGGGCCGAGGCGGTCTTGAACAGGTATTCGGCGCGCGGGTAGGACAGCCGCCCGCGCCCGGTGGCCGGGTCGATGTCGGCGGCCGCGGGCGTGCGCGGTCCGGATGCGGGGGCGCGCCGGTCGGCCAGGAACACCGGTCCCGTGGTACGGCCGGCCAACAGGCGGGGCAGCAGCCTGGCGGTGGGGGTGGCCCAGTGCACATACTCGATGGCGCCGCCCTTGGAGACGACGCGGGCGCGGCGGAATTCCAGGTCGAGGTCCTCGACGTTGAGGGTGAGGATTTCCTCGGCGCGGGCGGCCGTGTCGTAGAGGAGCCTCCACAGCAGTCGTTCCCGCAGGGCGTGCGCGGGGTCGGTGAAGAGCGTCTCCAGCCGGGCGCGCGGAATGGCACGGTCGCCGCGGCGGGCGGGCTTGCGGCGCTCCAGGCGCCGGGCCGGGTTGGTGGCCAGCAGCTCGTGACGCTGGGCCCAGGTGGTGAAGGAACACAGGGCGGACAGGTGCCGGTTCCAGGTGGCAGCGGCTGCGGCTGCGGCTTTCCAGCGGTCCATCACCGCGGCGTAATGCTCGGGGGCCAGGGCTGCGACGGGATGTGCCGGGCCGGTCACGGCGGTCAGCCGGGCGAGGGTCTCGGCGTAGCCGGCGCGGGTAGTGGCTGCGGTGATGGAGGCGAGGAAGCGCTCGACCGCGGCCATCGTCGTCATGCCGCTCGTCGCGCCGACCGCGGTAGGGGCCGGGTCGGGCTGGCCGGGGAAGGCCACGACGGACATGGGCACCCTCTGCCAGGCGATGTGACACATAACGTGGTCGAGTCGCTCGCGCGGCGGCGGACGCCGAGCTGGGCTGACACGACCCGACGAAGACCGGTGTGACAGATAATGCAAGTTCTGTGTCACACTTGCTGCGCCGACCTACCATGATCATCATCGGATCCCGGCTGCTGTGCACACGCTGCCGTGGCCGAAGTTCTTGCCCGATGACATCTGGTCGGTGCCACAAGCTGCGGTGCTGCGGTTGGCCAACCAGTTGGCGGTGTTTCCCTGCCGTGCTGGATGGGCGGCGGGCGCAGACCCAGAGC contains:
- a CDS encoding tyrosine-type recombinase/integrase is translated as MPSPTPSSAASAAGPDRRKITSRKVIGLPVGLDPAEDDLGVWIEHYLDLAVRGVRSAEVTGKISRHLERLRAWITTGLGHARVSAITAREMTAWRDHLAAAGRHAKDGSAAAMAPATVNNHLAHASALFSWISAHAPAALLPSGDPTKRVEPLRLPAPEVRALSGAQVRTVKNVLDRLESFHQLTGRRHRRHRGDRSTATHRHARPLRDRAIVHTLLGTGLRRAEIAGLDLAQLQPRDPEHLRQAKKAKLTGVRGKGRTSRSVFLGRDARTALADYLEGERDGDATDDSTALFLAASSIAARRPDGRLSPRSINTIVGEIGAICDLQVAGADRQLGTLRPHDLRHTFAYQLSQASGHNRAELERRLGHSSDRYLRIYTNPPDDIAAAYVEDF
- a CDS encoding prolyl oligopeptidase family serine peptidase; this encodes MSDITEPSIARVDVVRETLHGVTLEDPYRWMETEGEEFHHWLDGQARHAREHLDALPHRSGLLTRIRELGSALTRYFGLAMAADRVFALVREPDARVPVLTVTEADGASRVLFDPGTVPGDGHHAIDWYVPSPDGRHVACAVSASGSEDSSIHVIDADSGALRETIPPTTRFAFLSWLEDGRSFVYHRYAEQHLLDSRSFLHRLGADPAQDAVVLARGLNPHVELTPRDRPFLVVPPHGEWMLAIVSHGALSPWPWTGEQLSDCTLYVAPRTGLADPAACPWRLVAGVADGVTAFATSHDTLYLVTHRDAPRSRVLAVPLAAPDLSRARVIVPAGERAVESVRVVGDRLLVRELDGGVSRMRHVPLSGGEPADLPMPVDGAILEWTTHSTRPEALLLVAGWTDAPRLYRYDGHFLQDTGLAPRSPVDFGDVHARTLYAPAQDGTPIPLTVIHHKDLELDGDNPAVLTGYGSHGFIDLPEFRPEMLAWYERGGVYAVAHLRGGGTYGREWHEAGRGERKEATITDFIDCAEHLIALGYTRPGRLAGEGVSSGGIPTGGALVRRPDLWAAMAMHVPTVNTTRNEFTDSGPVNVPEFGSVTTEEGLRALLIIDAYLRVRDGVPYPAVLLTTGLRDARVPPWQPAKLAARLQAATASGRPVLMRVEERGWHGAGSTSDQEQALLADVLAFILHASDGS
- a CDS encoding tyrosine-type recombinase/integrase; this encodes MSVVAFPGQPDPAPTAVGATSGMTTMAAVERFLASITAATTRAGYAETLARLTAVTGPAHPVAALAPEHYAAVMDRWKAAAAAAATWNRHLSALCSFTTWAQRHELLATNPARRLERRKPARRGDRAIPRARLETLFTDPAHALRERLLWRLLYDTAARAEEILTLNVEDLDLEFRRARVVSKGGAIEYVHWATPTARLLPRLLAGRTTGPVFLADRRAPASGPRTPAAADIDPATGRGRLSYPRAEYLFKTASAQLDPHRQGWTLHQLRHSALQHLAQAGRTAPELQAKSRHQHLASLGRYVRLSEETSARVTAEADPTQRRRPR